A window of Halogeometricum sp. S1BR25-6 genomic DNA:
CGTGCTCGTCTACGGCGTCAACGACGCGTTCGACGCCGACGTCGACGAACGAAACCCGAAGAAAGACGAGAAGGAGGCGCGCTGGCGGGGGAATGGGGACGCCGTCGTCACCGCCGTCGTCGTCGCCTCGGGACTCCTCGGCGTCGTCGCGTTCGCCGTCACCCCGACGCTCGCGTGGCCGTACCTCGCGGGCTTTTTCTTCCTCGGCATCGAGTACAGCGCCCCTCCTCTGCGATTCAAAACAACGCCGCTTCTCGACTCCGTCTCGAACGGGCTGTACGTCATGCCCGGCGCGGCGGCGTTCGCCGCCGTCGCGGGCCGTCACCCGCCCGCGGCCGCCGTCGTCGGCGCGTGGCTGTGGACGATGGGGATGCACACGTTCTCGGCGATTCCCGACATCGAACCGGACCGCGAGGCGGGCATCCGCACGACGGCGACGCTCCTTGGCGAGCGCCGCACGTACGCCTACTGCGCGCTGTGTTGGCTCGCCGCCGCGGCCGGGTTCGCCCTCGTCGACCCGCGCCTCGGCGCCGTGCTGTTCGCCTATCCCGTGGCCGTCTTCGCCGTCGTCCGCTCGAACGTCGACGTCGAACGCGCCTACTGGTGGTATCCGGCCCTGAACACGCTCGTCGGCACGGCCCTCACGGTGGGAGCACTCTGGAGGCTGGTGCATGGCTGAGTCGAACTTCTCCGTTCAGGAACGACTCCCGACCACGCGCGAGGAGTGGGAGCGGCGGCTAGACCGACTTGTCCGGGAGAACCGCTTCACCATCTCGGTGTTCTTCCCGCTGAACGGCCTCGTCCTCCTCCTCGCCAGCGCCGAGGGCTGGTTCGACGGGACGCTCCTCGCCCCGTTGGCGTTCAACGGCCTGTTCATCCTGTTCGGGACGATGGTGATGCGCTCGCCGCTGGTCGTCGGCGTCCTGCCGCGGACGACGCGGCGGGCGGCGACGGGCGTCGGCCTGCTGACGCTGTACGCCTACGCCATCGAGTACACCGGCGTCCACACCGGCTTTCCCTACGGAAGCTTCTCGTACGGCGTCGACCTCGGACCGACCGTCGGGGGCGTTCCGCTCGGCCTCCCGGTGTTCTTCGTCCCCCTCGTGATGAACGCCTACCTGCTCTGCGTCCTCCTGCTCGGCGACAGAGCCGAGAACGCGGCCGTCCGCCTCGCGACCGTCGTCGCCGCCGTGCTGGCGATGGACGTGGTGCTGGACCCCGGCGCCGTGGCCCTCGGCTTCTGGGCGTACGACCCCGCCGGCCCGTTCTACGGCGTCCCGTGGTCGAACTACGCGGGGTGGGTTGTGAGCGCCGCTGTCGCCGTCGCCCTCCTCGATTGGGGGTACGACCGCGACGCCCTCCTCGCCCGCCTCGACGACTGCGAGTTCATGCTGGACGACCTCGTCTCGTTCGTCATCCTCTGGGGCGGAATCAACGCCTGGTTCGGCAACTGGATACCCGTTGCCGTGGCGGCGCTGTTCGGCGTCGGTCTGCTGAAGACCGAGCGGTTCGACTCGCGGGTGCTTCGGATTCGCCGGTGAGGGAGAGAGACGGGGCGAGCGGCCGGAGACGAGCTATTCGCCGCGGGTGAAACTGCGGACCCAACTCGACAGGCGACCGACGGTGCGTCCGGTGGGGACGCGTCGGACGCCCGGATGCTCGTGGTGGGAGGTGTCCTCCTCGGGGTACGGGACGACGCTCACCTTCCGGAACACCGTCTCGGGGTCCTTCTCGACGGCCCAGTACGCCCGCGTCTTCGCCAACAGGAGGAGTTTACGCGAGGTGGACAGCGACGGCGTCGCCGACAGTACGTCGTAGTTCCGGCGGCGAATCGCGCGGTGGTGGTCGGCGTACAGCACCGCCGACAGGAGCACGGCGAACTGACAATCGGAGGGGAGATACTGGATGCCGCGCACGCCCTCGCGGTAGAGCGCCTCCGTCCGGCGCATCTCCGCGCGCATCGCGTTCCGAAAGCTCTCGTCGGTACGGAACGAGCGCAGTTGCTCGGCGGTGACGCCGTGTTCGCGCAGGGTCTCCTGCGGGAGATACACCCGGTCGCGTTCGACGATGTCCTCGCGCACGTCGCGCAGGAAGTTCGACATCTGGAACGCCTCGCCGAGCGCCGTCGCGTGCGGGAGCGCCTTCTCGGCGTCCGGCGAGCGCATGATGGCCGTCATCATCCGGCCGACGGCGGCGGCCGACCCGTCCATGTACGCCTCCAGTTCCTCGTACGTCTCGTACTCGCCCTTGTCGATGTCCGCGAGCATCGCGTCGACGAAGATGTTCACGTCTTCCTCGGCGATGCCGTGCTCTTCTCGGAGTTCGGCGAACGCCGAGAGCACAGGGTCGTCCGTCTCGCGTTCGCCCAGCGCCTCCGCGCGGAGGTGCTCTAACTGCTCGCGTTGGACCGCTGGTTCGGCGGTGTCCTCGGCGTCGACGACTTCGTCCGCGACGCGGAAAAACGCGTAGAGCACGTACGTCGCGTGTCGGACCCGGCGGGGCAGCACCCTCGTCGCGAGGTGGAAGGTTTTGCCGGTCTGTCGCTGGATCGCCTTGCTACGTTGGACCTGCTCCTGTCTTACCATTGTGAGAGATTCAGTGGCGGCACACTTCGGGCGGTGACGACGCGACCACGCATCTACTTGATGACTATAGTGCTCGCACCGACATAATCGTTCGTCCCGAAACTTTAACCCAGCACAGTCCTACACCGTGGTTTCGCCGGCGAAATCGACTGACTGCGGACCGGTCCCGAGCGGTGTCGCCGCGGAAGTGCCGCCCGAGGCATCTGTCAGGTGTTTACCAGAAGGTGTCGCTGCAGTCGTAGACGACGCCGTGCCGGGGGCAGACGTACTTGCAGTGGCGGCGATGCATCGGTTCCTCGCACAGCGGACAGGGCCGGCCGCCTCGCGTCTCGCTCACAGGTCGAGATGGAACCCCGAGCGCCATCACTGTTTCTCGACGGCGTCGGACCGCCGGGTGCGGACGGGATTCGACGCGGCGTCCGGACGATGTTTATGCCGGTCCCGACGGCGACGGAGAGGACCGACGACGTCCGAACGAATCGCGTAAAAGTCGAGTTCCGAACGAAGTCGGCGGGTCGGGCTACGGAGCCCGTTCTTCGAGAGTCAGTTCAGCACTCCGACCAGCCGCAGGACTCGCACGTCTTGCAGCCTTCGGAGTAGTACAGCGTCATGTTCCCACAGTCGGGACACTCGGGACTTTCGCCCGCCGCCAGCAGGTCGTCGACGGCGCCCTCTGCGTTCGAGGACGCGGTATCGGCGTCGGTGCCGGCGCTGACGTCGATGTCTACGTTCGGGTCGTCGGCGACCGTCGCCCCTCCGTCCGGTTCGGGCGCGTCGACGCTGTCCCCGGTCGCCTCTTCGGAGAGTTCCGTCAGGCTCTGCTGCTGCGGGTAGCCCTTGTCTATCTCGCCGTCGAGGTAGCGGCGCATCGCCGTGCCGATGGCATCCGGGATGCTGTTTATCTGCTCGCCTTTGTCCCAGGCGACCTTCGGGCTGCGGATGCCCTGCAGTTCGCTCGCTATCTCGGCGGGGTCGACGCCCGAGCGGAGCGCCGTCGAGATGGTCTTGGCCAGCGCCTCGGTGAACGAGGCGGTGAAGCCGCCGGAGTTGCCGATGTTGGCGAACAGCTCGAACGGGTCGCCCGTCTCGGGGTCCTCGTTGATGTTGACGTACAGTTTCCCGTAGCCGGTGTCGATGCGCTGGGTGACGCCGTGGAGCACGTCCGGCCGCGGGCGCTTCTTCCCGAGGTTGCGCTCGCCGTCGGCCGCCGCCAGCAGCCGCTCGACTTCGCCGTCAAGCGCCGCTCGGACGTCCTCGTTGTCGAGGAAGCCCTGCAGGCCGCCGAACACCTCCTCCATCTGGTCGACCAGCGTCTCCGCCGCCTCGCCCTCGTCGGCGAAGTCGGCGTTCTTCGCGCGCGTCGTCAGCACCTGCTTCGAGCGCGTCCCGTCGCGGTAGACGGTGACGCCCTTCCCGCCGTTGTCGTAGATGTAGCGGTACACCTCGTCCATGTCCTCCTTCGAGGCGGAGTTCGGGAAGTTGCAGGTCTTCGAGATGGCCGAGTCGACGCCCGTCTGACAGGCCGTCTGAACCGCCGCGTGGTCCTTGCCCGAGAGGTCGGAGGTGACGACGAACAGTTCGCCGATGGCATCCGGAACGGTGTCGAGTCCCTCGACGCCGTCGAACTCGTTGTTCGACATCTGTTCTTGGGCCTCGCGTTTGACCGCGTCGACGTCAACGTCGTTCTCCTCCAAGACGCGGAGGAAGTAGTCGTCGAACTCGACGAGCATCTCGTCGCCCTGCACGTCGTCGGAGACGTTCTTGTAGTAGGCGACGTTGTAGATGGGTTCACAACCGCCCGTCGTGTTGCCGATCATCGACGTCGTTCCGGTCGGCGCGATGGTCGTCGTGTTGTGGTTGCGGACGGGGAAGCCGTCGGTCCACTCGTCGGCGTCCAGTCCGGTGTGGTGCTCGAACCACTCGCGGTACTCCGTCGGGTCGGCGAACTTGGAGTCGCCCCAGTCCTCGAAGGAGCCGCGCTGTTCGGCGAGTTCGTGGCTAGCCCACTTCGACTGATGGTTGATGTGGGTCATCAGCTTCCCGGCGACTTCGTTGCCCTCGTCGCTGCCGTAGCGGATGCCCAGTTGGATGTACAACTGCGCGAGTCCCATCACGCCGAGGCCGATTTTCCGCATCTGACGGACCTTCTCCTCTATCTTCTCGACGGGGAAGTCCGACATCGTGACGACGTTTTCGAGGAAGCGCGTCCCCTCGGCGATGCGGTGGTCGAACGCGTCCCAGTCGATGGCCTCCTCGAGGAAGGCGTCGA
This region includes:
- the cruF gene encoding bisanhydrobacterioruberin hydratase, with the translated sequence MAESNFSVQERLPTTREEWERRLDRLVRENRFTISVFFPLNGLVLLLASAEGWFDGTLLAPLAFNGLFILFGTMVMRSPLVVGVLPRTTRRAATGVGLLTLYAYAIEYTGVHTGFPYGSFSYGVDLGPTVGGVPLGLPVFFVPLVMNAYLLCVLLLGDRAENAAVRLATVVAAVLAMDVVLDPGAVALGFWAYDPAGPFYGVPWSNYAGWVVSAAVAVALLDWGYDRDALLARLDDCEFMLDDLVSFVILWGGINAWFGNWIPVAVAALFGVGLLKTERFDSRVLRIRR
- a CDS encoding phytoene/squalene synthase family protein, which gives rise to MVRQEQVQRSKAIQRQTGKTFHLATRVLPRRVRHATYVLYAFFRVADEVVDAEDTAEPAVQREQLEHLRAEALGERETDDPVLSAFAELREEHGIAEEDVNIFVDAMLADIDKGEYETYEELEAYMDGSAAAVGRMMTAIMRSPDAEKALPHATALGEAFQMSNFLRDVREDIVERDRVYLPQETLREHGVTAEQLRSFRTDESFRNAMRAEMRRTEALYREGVRGIQYLPSDCQFAVLLSAVLYADHHRAIRRRNYDVLSATPSLSTSRKLLLLAKTRAYWAVEKDPETVFRKVSVVPYPEEDTSHHEHPGVRRVPTGRTVGRLSSWVRSFTRGE
- a CDS encoding HVO_2523 family zinc finger protein; the encoded protein is MALGVPSRPVSETRGGRPCPLCEEPMHRRHCKYVCPRHGVVYDCSDTFW
- a CDS encoding adenosylcobalamin-dependent ribonucleoside-diphosphate reductase — protein: MSGADLSADELVLPIKRTEGETLAERLTSNAYNNILPARYLRKDANGDLTETQEELFARVAKNISLAEAVYEAERRDEEITVTPDQLKPGHPRRDELAAEVFGKGVTTEDVHGSEAPVSQPEADASGDDAEATLSVYNVNKFAYDTIVPELPGEVRDVVEEKRETFQEMMESLSFMPNSPTLMNAGDELQQLSACFVDSPEDDITDIHQTAKEAAEVFQSGGGMGYAFWRLRPYGDAVGSTGGIASGPITFMRTYDQMCETIAQGGARRGAQMGVMRVSHPDVIQFIHSKNKDVSLAHSLRLNDPDDFTHNSFADALEEARELIDEEGKVPKHLRNAVEGHLSNFNISVGVTDDFMEALYADEEFTFTNPRTEEPHVATPETKEIYDMFGLGEHVEVGEVLSVPAQKLWDQMVDGAYENGEPGVIYLERVNKEHSFDVEKHPEHRILATNPCGEQPLEEYEACNLGHINLSTLAATDAPDWRVWHDEHGDEYADTEAAVDAFLEEAIDWDAFDHRIAEGTRFLENVVTMSDFPVEKIEEKVRQMRKIGLGVMGLAQLYIQLGIRYGSDEGNEVAGKLMTHINHQSKWASHELAEQRGSFEDWGDSKFADPTEYREWFEHHTGLDADEWTDGFPVRNHNTTTIAPTGTTSMIGNTTGGCEPIYNVAYYKNVSDDVQGDEMLVEFDDYFLRVLEENDVDVDAVKREAQEQMSNNEFDGVEGLDTVPDAIGELFVVTSDLSGKDHAAVQTACQTGVDSAISKTCNFPNSASKEDMDEVYRYIYDNGGKGVTVYRDGTRSKQVLTTRAKNADFADEGEAAETLVDQMEEVFGGLQGFLDNEDVRAALDGEVERLLAAADGERNLGKKRPRPDVLHGVTQRIDTGYGKLYVNINEDPETGDPFELFANIGNSGGFTASFTEALAKTISTALRSGVDPAEIASELQGIRSPKVAWDKGEQINSIPDAIGTAMRRYLDGEIDKGYPQQQSLTELSEEATGDSVDAPEPDGGATVADDPNVDIDVSAGTDADTASSNAEGAVDDLLAAGESPECPDCGNMTLYYSEGCKTCESCGWSEC
- a CDS encoding prenyltransferase, coding for MTRAASARGRLSYLFTLSRPRFWLYLAGPVLVGAAFAADVVSDLYALPTLVLAGYFLLPANVLVYGVNDAFDADVDERNPKKDEKEARWRGNGDAVVTAVVVASGLLGVVAFAVTPTLAWPYLAGFFFLGIEYSAPPLRFKTTPLLDSVSNGLYVMPGAAAFAAVAGRHPPAAAVVGAWLWTMGMHTFSAIPDIEPDREAGIRTTATLLGERRTYAYCALCWLAAAAGFALVDPRLGAVLFAYPVAVFAVVRSNVDVERAYWWYPALNTLVGTALTVGALWRLVHG